The following DNA comes from Pseudophryne corroboree isolate aPseCor3 chromosome 8, aPseCor3.hap2, whole genome shotgun sequence.
ccgggctgctcggcggcggatcacaaagtgtgtagggcccattggatttgggtgtagtgtgttcaaactgaaatctaaattgcagtgtaaaaataaagcagccagtatttaccctgcacagaaacaatataacccacccaaatctaactctctctgcacatgttatatctgccacacctgcagtgcacatggttttgcccatctcatacttgcctacttttgaaaaagcatgtcagggagatataacagtaacacctatcagcgcggacttgTACCGCTACATCGGAGAGACGTGTcctaaaatgacttacatccaaatgtaaatgagccccaaagttagtaagatctacttgttgaagaaaagactcatatttgtttgtgtattgtgttttacaagaggttccatatattgtaagtggccatgagaaactttatttaaaatgcatatagCCATAGGGATCTTTGTGCCTtataatgcagggaaatggcactgatgatcccatttgaatgtatgtatctctgatttctctctttccccaagaatgtaacagctgcataaaggggataaggtgcaatcagggagattgatggactaatcagggagtcagggagattgctactatttcagggagtcacctgcagaatgcgggagggtaggcaactatgggggtaattccaagttgatcgcagcaggaattttgttagcagttgggcaaaaccatgtgcactgcaggggaggcagatataacatgtgcagaaagagttagatttgggtgggttattttgtttctgtgcagggtaaatactgtctgctttatttttacactgcaaattagattgcagattaaacacaccacacccaaatctaactctctctgcacatgttaaatctgcctcccctgcagtcagtgcacgtggttttgcccaactgctaacaaaattcctgctgcgatcaacttggaattaccccctatggcccaactgctaacaaatttgctgctgcgatgaactctgaattaccccatgtaTCTCATCTCACTTATCTCCTTCAGATTGCAAGGGCCTTTCATCTTGTGTTTCATTGTTTTCTGTAGTGTTTGTCAAGATTTGCATTCACAGTGTGTTTTCCTGGATTGTGTGGAATTGAAAAATGCGGTGCCTTGAAACAAACATCCGTCTTCTTCCAATTTCCAAACTGCCTTGAACTTCTTATTAGTTAGAAATAGAATAGATATTAGTATTTGTATGCAatacatcacaggttctcaaactcggtcctcaggaccccacacagtgcatgttttgtaggtagcccagcaggtgcacaggtgtattaattactcactgacacattttaaaaggtccacaggtggagctaattatttatttgtgattctgtgaggagacctgcaaaacatgcaccgtgtgaggtcctgaggaccgagtttgcgaaCCTGTGCAATACATAAATCTTCAGTGTCcgtcccccccacaaaaaaaaaaatagtataccaAAAAGTAATAACAATATAAAAATTGAAATGTCATCATTTAATAAGTGTTCATCCCCTTTGGTGTACCCTGTCACATCCCAACAAACAGAATGTGAGATATTTTATAGTACAAAGTATTTAGATTTCAGATTAGTGCATTGTTTTTTTGTGAAAGGTGATTGTTGTAATAGTCATCTGGGGTAAggacctgattcagcttcagttgcagttttgctaaataagCAAACTGCTATCACTCgcttgctgggggccgcccaacgtGCTTATAGCTGCGAGCGATACGATCGTAATGCAGTTGCGACCGTATTGCTGAATAATGGAATGCCcctctgcctgtgcagcctggctgtgaagtCGTGCTGCCGGTATTTTCCCCATTGCGCCGTTTTTGCTGCCAGAATTTATTTTACCTTCATGGTAATTGTGAGGGGGAAATTAATAAATGGTTTGTCAATGGCCAAAGGTCTTGAGATTATTCAGTTATGTGACCAAGATTTTGTAAATGGGGCTAACCTGGGCTCCCACTGTTACAACACACAGCTCCTTCTGTAGCAGTAAGACAGGGAACGTTGTGAGTGGGGGGTACAGAAGACTTACAATATGGTCTGAGGTGTCCTTTATGGACCATATATCTATGTCCTTTTCATTGTCATTTGTTTTAACCTAGAACGTCAGTGGGAATCCGCCGAAATTGCAACATTGGATTTAAATCTCCGGTAAGTGGAATATGATGTCaccacaaatacaaaattcatcctTTTCTCTTTACAGTGTATATTCTCTGTCCAGAAATAAAGCAGAATAAAAAACATTCTTGTTACATTTTGTTTACTTATATTCTAGTGTAAAGACTCTTCCTTGTGGTTTTAAAGTGGGATATTATTTTTATTCATAGCTAATCTAAACTTTTTTTAAATCTTTCATAAGGTGTAAAACACAAAGTCAGTTTGTCTACCATAGGCTGCGTATGTCTGAGTGACAGTCTCATTAACCACATCATAGTAAGATAAATTCATATTGGTTGGTTGGCAGTGTTCTGTGGTATTCTGTGTAGTCTATTTGTATGGGCACTTTGTGTTTCCAAAAACAGATCCTTGCCTCTGACCTGTCGCCAGTTTCCACAGCATTATAATATCCTGCTGAGAGGTGGCTTCTAGTGCATGCAAACGTGGTCTGTGCTGCATGTTCTCTGCGTCCGACTCTTAATCAGGCCCCAAGTTATTTTGTTGTAAAATTTTAAAAAGTGGTCACTAAGTGTATTGGCCTTGTCCTCTATTACCAAGACCCCATTCCTCATTCAGTCGCAGTGTGGTTGAATACAGTTGGTTCAATAAATCAATCACAGACCTGTGTATGGTACTCCATGTGTTTTCATTGGATTTTCCCAGTTGATCCCTATATGGCAGTTTCCATGATCTCACACAAGATGACTGGAGACAGAATGTTGATGTGGAGGGCTGTGACTAGGTTTTGGGATGTGTTTGACAGACAGGTTTTCACACATTGACTTTTCCCAGGTTCAGTCTCTCAATCTGAGCCGGCCTCCCGGAGCCCATGAGGATACCCTGGAAAGAGAGATCTCAGAACTGAAGCAGAAGGAGGCCTCTCTAGATAAGGATATCGCACAACTGGAGGCAGAGTAAGTATATTCACAGTACGTATTATTTTCATCCTCACAGCAGTGTTGTTCTTCTATATTGTTTTCTAACCAGCATGTATTCTATTTTATTAGAGGTTACCATCTTGCAGAATTAGACAAGCACATCTCCCTTCTTCACCAGTACAATGAGTTAAAGGATACAGGGCAGATGTTATTAGGCCGACTGGGTAAGAGATTCACTGTGCAGTCATCATTCGCTTTTTAATTAGACATTGATTTAAAGGTTGTGTTCAGCAAAGCAGTGTTAAAAGCCTTCTAGAGGATTGTCTCTGGACCACTTGGTTGGCCAGGGACATTAGTTCATACCAGGTGCCTGGAGGAGAAATAGGTGGTGGTGATCCTCTGTCCCCTCCCCTCTGGCGTTTGCGCAGTAGCATAGCTGAGCGGGCAGTGGAAGAATCCTGCCAGTTTTGAATAATCTccagccactcccccccccccccccccccagttgtctCCAACCTCGTTTACCTGTGTTTCTGTGGCACCagtctcaccaccaccaccaccccagcaTTGCTtcagctccagccagcccccttctatctccCCAGCTAGCcaacttctgtctctccagcccctgcaTCCCTCTGCCTTCAGCCTGCAGCTACTTAACCTTGTGCTTCTCTTCACACAATGGCTTCTCTGTCAGCGGTGCCAAGTGACATCAGTTACCCCATTTCACAATAAAAATTAAACTTTATTGTACCAGGTAGCTGCCAACAAGCGAAAAGGGTTTCCCAGGAACTGACAGATCTATCTATAACTTCTGCCTGCTCCACTATAGTGATCAGCAGAGCACCGACAGCGGTTATAAATGGATTTATCTGTGCCCCTTGTGCCACCCTGACAGCTGTTACCCAGAAGCCAGTGCTTCCATCGCCATTGGTAGTTCCCCCACTGGCTGCCACAGCCATCTATACGCTTGCACTGCGAGTTTTGTATTGTCAACTCATAGTATTTTTATTTGGATATCTGGCTATTATTGGTGATTATGGGTTGGATTCAATTGGCCGACTTGTATCTCCAGGCTTTACCGCACGGAGCTATGTAACTACAGGCACATTTGCTTGCTTGGTAAGTTTGCAGCTAATGGGTGTTAACCAATAGATTCCAGGTTAAGTGCACGGATTCATGGGTTAACGCGTCCATGGTGGCTGCAGTAGATGCAGAAAGCCCACTTACCGCAGATTTCTGTGGTAAGTGCAGCCTTCAGGCTAACCACAGGCTGCAATGGAATAGCCCCGGGCACTTAACCCAGGAGCAGGCACCGCAGGTAATTGAATCTGACCCATTTATGTGAAAAAATATAATGAGAGCATAACCAAGAGCAGGGAATGGACTATTGTCTTTCTAATTAGTCATTTCATTTTCTTTGCAAACAGCTTTTCTGAGGGGAGTCACCACCAAAGATCTCTATGCAGAGTTTGGCATGGATTTGGACGATTAAAGACGAATGTAGAAT
Coding sequences within:
- the SWI5 gene encoding DNA repair protein SWI5 homolog, with amino-acid sequence MRVSVYGRVLPPSRGDICVDTPTRPLVHQDYHVTGQLTRSISLECEALEARAQFLLVTYCRSCTRLESPTGSGLPQRGASQASSLTPRNRPCRTSVGIRRNCNIGFKSPVQSLNLSRPPGAHEDTLEREISELKQKEASLDKDIAQLEAEGYHLAELDKHISLLHQYNELKDTGQMLLGRLAFLRGVTTKDLYAEFGMDLDD